A stretch of the Hippocampus zosterae strain Florida chromosome 18, ASM2543408v3, whole genome shotgun sequence genome encodes the following:
- the LOC127591451 gene encoding E3 ubiquitin-protein ligase RNF34-like, which yields MKAGASSMWASCCGLLNEVMGTGTVRAQQPGFGAGAGPFRFAPSAGYSTYPPPSSGSAGQLCKACGLAFSVFRRKHVCCDCKKSFCALCSVLQENLRCCATCHLLRGTAFQRPRLMQLRVKDLRQYLLLRNIPTDTCREKEDLVELVLCHRGTREPPRPVMVVQEEEEEEDEADGDTPEEQEGHDEDDTDSLHSRAASPPSPADSTSEQSLGSASQGVVLSPSDSSGTPSQFSPQEPEDTASVSLLNLEQTASPTEAIPAMHRRVRASLSDLDDEDAIERLSVRQLKEILARNFVNYSGCCEKWELLERVHRLYRENELNRKSMENVSITAVVAYPPPLCNSAVGDGVKAQLASDDNLCRICMDAIIDCVLLECGHMVTCTKCGKRMNECPICRQYVVRAVHVFKS from the exons ATGAAG GCGGGAGCCTCGTCCATGTGGGCGTCATGTTGCGGGCTGCTGAACGAGGTGATGGGCACGGGCACGGTGCGGGCTCAGCAGCCCGGCTTCGGGGCCGGGGCCGGGCCTTTCCGCTTCGCCCCGAGCGCGGGGTACTCCACGTACCCGCCACCTAGCTCGGGGAGCGCCGGGCAGCTGTGCAAGGCCTGTGGACTGGCCTTCTCCGTCTTCAGACGTAAG CACGTGTGCTGCGACTGCAAGAAGAGCTTCTGCGCGCTGTGCTCAGTGCTGCAGGAGAACTTGCGCTGCTGCGCCACCTGCCACTTACTGCGGGGCACCGCCTTCCAGAGGCCACGCCTCATGCAGCTGCGTGTCAAGGACCTGCGGCAGTACCTGCTGCTCCGCAACATCCCCACCGACACCTGCAGGGAAAAGGAGGACCTGGTGGAACTGGTTTTGTGCCACCGGGGCACCCGAGAGCCGCCCCGACCTGTGATGGTggtgcaggaggaggaagaggaggaagatgaagcgGATGGAGACACGCCCGAGGAACAGGAGGGACATGATGAAGATGATACAGACAGCCTCCACTCACGCGCCGCCTCGCCGCCCTCCCCCGCCGACTCAACATCCGAACAGTCGCTTGGATCCGCCTCTCAGGGAGTCGTGCTCAGCCCAAGTGACAGCTCAGGGACCCCAAGCCAG TTTTCCCCTCAGGAGCCCGAGGACACGGCCAGCGTGTCGCTCCTCAATCTGGAGCAGACGGCGAGCCCGACGGAGGCGATCCCGGCCATGCATAGGAGGGTCCGCGCCTCGCTGTCCGATTTGGACGACGAGGACGCCATTGAGAGGCTGTCGGTTCGCCAGTTGAAGGAAATCCTCGCCAGGAACTTTGTCAACTACTCGGGCTGCTGCGAAAAGTGGGAGCTGCTGGAGCGCGTGCATCGCCTCTATAGAGAAAACGAGCTCAACAGGAAGTCAA tgGAAAATGTAAGCATTACTGCAG TGGTTGCATATCCTCCACCTTTGTGCAACAGTGCTGTCGGag ACGGTGTGAAAGCCCAGCTGGCCTCCGACGATAATCTTTGTCGCATCTGCATGGACGCCATCATTGACTGTGTTCTGCTGGAGTGTGGCCACATGGTGACCTGCACCAAATGCGGCAAGAGGATGAACGAGTGCCCCATCTGCAGGCAATACGTAGTGCGAGCCGTGCACGTCTTCAAGTCCTAG